A single window of Cytophagia bacterium CHB2 DNA harbors:
- a CDS encoding N-acetyltransferase — protein sequence MPSTCRIHPTAIIEDGVKIGAGSSVWDNVHLRYGAQIGEQCIVGEKSYLAYEVKTGNRVKINAFVSICTAVTIEDGVMISAGTIFTNDRFPRAATPDLKQLRSSDPDEHTLPTLVREGATIGAGCVIGNDLVIGRFAMVGMGSLVTKSVPDFHLVFGHPAKSVGCVCRCGQLLMRFSENNGDGTTEIKCSACGLRYAVKDKVVLELNPPNR from the coding sequence ATGCCATCGACGTGCCGCATTCATCCTACAGCTATCATCGAAGATGGCGTCAAAATCGGAGCAGGTTCGAGCGTTTGGGACAACGTTCACCTCCGCTATGGGGCGCAAATCGGTGAGCAGTGCATCGTCGGGGAGAAATCCTATCTCGCTTATGAGGTCAAAACCGGAAATCGCGTCAAGATCAACGCCTTCGTTTCCATTTGCACCGCCGTGACAATCGAAGACGGCGTAATGATCAGCGCGGGCACGATTTTCACGAACGACCGTTTCCCGCGCGCGGCCACGCCGGATTTGAAGCAGCTCAGATCTTCCGATCCCGACGAACATACGTTGCCGACGCTGGTGCGTGAAGGCGCGACCATCGGCGCGGGCTGCGTTATCGGCAATGATCTGGTGATTGGAAGATTTGCCATGGTCGGCATGGGTTCGTTGGTCACGAAATCCGTTCCCGATTTTCATTTGGTATTCGGCCATCCGGCAAAGTCGGTTGGTTGTGTATGCCGTTGCGGACAATTGCTCATGCGTTTCTCGGAAAACAACGGTGACGGCACTACTGAAATTAAATGCTCGGCGTGCGGCTTGAGGTATGCCGTCAAGGATAAAGTGGTGCTTGAGCTGAACCCGCCGAATCGTTAA